A stretch of DNA from Brachyhypopomus gauderio isolate BG-103 chromosome 7, BGAUD_0.2, whole genome shotgun sequence:
CATTTGCATAATTGTTAATTTGCTAATTTGCTTAAATTTGTTTCATTGCATAACGTGCAGTCGGTTGTTAAAGCACCTTttgatgtgtttattttttaaatatggtgtTAGATTGACTTTGTATAATACTCAGGGTTCAAGGCTGTGCAATCTTTATTTTGTTTACTCAGGGTTCAATGCTTTGAAAATTTACAAGCAAAATGTGCGACTTTATGCAATGTTTTTTTCAGAATGTAGCATTAAAATAACAGTTTGGAACACTGATACAATACTTGTGCTTTTGACATTTTAAAGCAATAAAAGTTTTTGTCAAGTTATTAAACAGACTGTTTAAGATCAATATACAGGGTGAGTCAAAGGTCGCAGGACACCCTTTTGACAGAAGTCAGCGATAATGAAAATGAGAATACTCCAGCAGGTATTCAGGCTGAGTGGTTCTTTTAGGCTACTCCTTTATACACAcaaagttgttgtttttctcAGGCATATCTTTGGGATACATTCAAGAGGTGCAACACGGCATCCTGGAAGGGAGTATAGTCATTGTTTACTACATGATTAAGAAGAAGAGAGATGTCAGGGTAATTCTCTGCAAAGTCCAGTTCTGCGCGACACCTATCTTCCTCAGATGAAAATGGGTCATTTCCAAAAACAGGCACCCTAGTCAGCGAGGAACCAAACTCTTGTTCATACATGCTTGCGACAACATTCGAGGTGGGGAGCAACTCTGGAGAAATTTTAGCTGGACAGCCATCTGCAGCAAGTTCATTGGGTATCCCACGaactaaaaataagaaaatgtattaACAAATAATGCATCAATCAATGCTGTTTATGTTGTACAGTTATGCTAATAAGTTTGCAATGGCCAGGGGGTAGTAAGCAAGCAaacagtgtgttttttttttttgacaagcCAGGCTAAGTTTGCCCAAATGTGGTACCATGAAAGAAAGTTTACACTTATATACATTTGGACTTGCTCCATACCTGGAAACATTTAGTCTTGGCTCATTCACTACTATTGGACAAACCATATGATGTCATAGGCATACTCTTTGGCTAATGTAAGGGAGGCTTACTCAAATAAGTGTGCCTTTTATAAGCTTGCTTTGTGGAATAGCCTTTAGGTCAAATTACATATTTTGTTGAATTTCTAAGTAGAAGTAAGTTTATCAATGTATCTACTTTATCATTGTTGGAGCATATTGTTTAGCATACCTGGGATTCTGTGTGCATTCCATGACTGCACCACTCTGCATAATCCAATTTGGCTTACTTGGCATGTCAGGTTTGAAATGCAGAATTTAGTTACACTGTCTTCCATACTGATGACTTCTTGGTCCAGCATGTGTACCAGGGCCTGTTTCAGTGGATAGTTCACTCGACAGTTAACTTCAGGCCATAGCCTTTCCACTCGAAGATTCTATTAATGACAAACATACAAATACCACAGTTACTGTTTAAATGCTTTCAGTTCTTATTCTAAGGAAAAACATTGTCAGAATCAGTCTGTCATTTTTGATTATATCAGTTATACTGTTGGTCAGTAGCACAAAACCTTTACCCTTGATGATGTTGTTTGGAGATATGGTGGCCTGCTGAggttgtgtctgtgtcctgACAGCATTTCTTGCATGTACAGGCACATGAAGAACTCCCTGCCATGATCAACTCTGAGCTGATCCCACATCCCGTACTTGACAACTGCAGAtctaaagtaaaataatgtgcATATGGTTGCACTGAACTGATTAAGTAAGGAAGATGTGTTGAAATCAATTAACCAATTATGAGAATAACACTGGGTGTGATTGGATTCACCTGTAAACTTCCTCATAAATCACAAGGTTGTTTTTCACTGGCATGGTGGCATTACCAACAATTTTGCTGCTGTAGCCATCAACTGCCAAAACATGTGTCACTCCAAACATTACAAGCTTCTCATTTTGATCAAGGTGAAGTTTGTGACCCATATACTCAGCGTGATAAGGAACTGGATTTAGGTTACGAGCACCCtaaagaaaatgtaaatattatgATTAATGCAGGCTCCCATTTTTGTCACACTACACCACAATATTCACataacatttttaaaacaagggAATTATGATGTTCAACCCCAATTTTGTTGAATGAAaggtaaataaatgtaaaaaaaaaaaaaaaacaacgaaAAAAATGATTCACATCTCATAGATGTACTCACAATAAAACATGTTAGGTGTGTGTTCTATTAGTACCATTAACTTTTCCAGCCTTCAGTTCTCCCATCCCAAATTCtttaatttacattttacacaGGGGTTTAATTGGGGTTGTTCACCAGTGGTTCCCAAGTTTTCCTTATGTCAGAGCATAACACCATATTATCAGAATACTGTACTTTTTGGCCCTCAAAACATAAAAAAGATTTATCAGAGGTTATTTTCTTAAGGGGCAGGGTTAGCCCAAGATGAAAGGAACAAGTGAATCTTGAAAAATATATTGTCACACAGTGTTTGTATGACATTTAAAACAACTACGCTGCAGACACAACGGAGTACAGGTGAACAAATGTTTGTGAACAGAGGTGGAGAATTAAAGTAAACAGCACGAGAAGAGGAGAAAACTAGAGTGAATCCAGGAGAGGAGACACTACACATGCCTCATCAATTTAAAGCGAAGCGCCCCAAGTATCAGTACAAAACCACATGGCTAATTTGCATAGACATGACAGCTGAATCAATGCAGAAGCTGACATTCGCACGTCTTAGTAATCAAGACACAAAAGTAATCTACTTTTACTGTAACTAACAGAATTCAGTGACTTCTTATATGTAATCCGATAATATTCAGAGTCAATATACTTACTATACTGAGTTCCTAGCATAGGCTAAAACTAGCTACCTGACGTCGTAGTTCATGGTATGGCTGATGAATCTCTCTTAGGATTTTTCCAACTCGACATTCTCCTGCACGCACCCCCATTGATGACAGATAGCCGGTCATGAACTTGCGGCCATAGGATGGACCAGTCTGTTAAGAAAAATTTAGATTTCACCAAGGTTTTTGAGAGAAAGGCAGGACATAAGGTGAAAGCCTAAATGAAACGCACCTCATATATTGATCCAAGTACGGCCCTCCCCAATTCTGTGTCCGATACATGCCTTTTTCGTTTAAGGTCGTGTTCAACACAGAATCTTCTAACGCTCATTGCAGAACATCGCTGGATACCCATTTGCTGCAACGTGCACGAAATTTCTGCATGCGTCTGACCACTTTCAAATAAATCTTTAATTAATCTAGAATGTGGTTCCAGTCCGGTCATGTTGTCTATACCAATATAGACAATGTCGAGGCTACAATCAGAACAAGTAACACTGTACAAGTAGTAGACCAAGTTACACTGCAGTGCACTCCCGCGCAAACAAAGCCCGCgaagaataaaataaacaaatcagtaacttccggcgcacacaaatgggtcaagttaaaaaaatcaaaatcaagttcggctccggCTCCGaacctgttttttttaattgtgctatttttgtttggaccATCagataaaaaacataaaaatacaagcctaatttgtttttttgtttttatattcaaaacgaaaaacaaaataatgaactgtttttttgtttttccgattttgattttcagttgaatatcaaatgaacgaatgatacacggattgtAAGGAAGCCTGCAGTGTTGTTTGCACTTAGGATGTTAGTCTACGCTGCAGTTTTGCAAAATGGATTTTACTTATTTTGTCTGTGAATATATCAGCTGTAAGACCTAAATACTCCAACCTTTACAACATGATTCATTTGATGATAAACTGCATCTAAAACATGCACGAAAAAATCACTCTTATCAGTATGACTTTGGATTCTATAAGGATAATTATGGCAATGTCAGTTTAGACAGATCTGACATTAATCATGCTATAACAAAGTGTGACCTGAAAAATTAATTTGATGGATAGTTTAATATTACCTTTGCTTTtaagagatggggggggggggggggggggcttagaAATTAGTGTACACGAGCCAAATAAAAATTTTCAACAGGCTGCTGCAGTTTTTAAATTGTTTTTGCAGCTGCTGAGAGTTGAGAGCAgacctgactgtgtgtgtgtgtgtgtgtgtgtgtgtgtgtgtgtgtgtgtgtgtgtgtgtgtgtgtgtgtgtgcgcgcgcatgggggaggggaggggggggcagaaggAGGGGGTTGGTATTTGAAGCCATGTTTCAGAAGCTGCAGAGCCTTCGGCCACAAGTTCACGAGCTTGATTATCAAGAAGTGGCATTAATGCATCTTCAGTTCCTCAGTGCTTTCTTCAGAATCACTGAAGAATGTGCTTCAAGAGCCTGTGGAATTTTCAGTctgaaaaaagaaacatttaaaGTTTAAACCAATTCACACAGATTAAAATTTGCTTTTCATTTTGTGTTAGAGTCAAGAAAAGGTCGTCTGTCCCTTTATTCTGCCTTTCTGAAAGCTTCATTACTTTGTGGCAGCTTTAATGTCAGAATGACATTCTCTTACCCCACTGTGATTTTCTCAGTCATGTAAATCCACGCAGACATAATGCTACAGGGCATTAGGAGAAGGATTTACTGCTATTTAATTTCTTTGCTTTGTAAAATCTCCAAACTTTCAGGCTTTGTCAGATGTACTAAGCCCCTAGCTGCCATTCTAAGCTCCCAAATTCAATGGCCCGTTTTTATGGTTGAGATCAACTTTGGTTTAATGTAAGAGATGGAATCAATCTGTCAGTTAGAGgcggagtgaaagagagagccaCGGTAGCAAGCAGACAGCATCAGTCCTGCAGTAGCCGGGCTGTGGAGTGGCCATACCTAACCCAGATCCAGGACATCTGTCACCAGGTGAAGAGGTAACTTCCCATAGCTTAGTTCTCCATCAGACTCGTGACTTGGTCTGACAAGTCTGGGATTGCTGGGAAAGGAACATCAACAAGGGCTCCACTACCCCCTGGAGATGTGTCTGCCACGGAAGTGAAGTTCTATGTCTGAAAATGTGGCGATGACGCACTGTAGACTGAGTGTTTGGGAGAGTCGTCGCAATGAGAGGGCAACTGTATCACATATAGAAATTATTTTTAGCACAATGCCATTTTTAGAGTCCGAATTCATTTCTGGCATGAATAATAGAGCCTGTGAAAAGCAGATTGTCTGTAGTCATCCACAACCAAGCATGGACATCTGCTGTGAGCCATTTTGCCCGAGTGAGGTTACTGGGTCTATGGTGAGAGAGGCCACTTTGTTTTCTTTGAAATGGCTAATAGGATAGTGGTGACACAGGGGGAATGGGGAAACCAGCATGTGGATGTCGTTAGGTGGAGAGCCAGCCTCCAACAGTTCTCCTTCATCTTCAATTAAGGCTGAAGTTTCCCTTTGGGACACAGGGGCTGACGGTGGGTCATTTAAATTCCCCCAACAACCCGAGCAGTTTTCACAGATCATTAACGCATCTTTACTGGGATTGGAATTATTTTTATGTGTGCACTGGGAAGATGAGCCGGGTTTTATCTGAAGCAGTGCTTTGCAGTTCTCTTGTTCTTCGCCTCCGGACATGTTCCTCTTCAAATGCAAATAACATAAACAAACAGCTGTTTACTAGCAGGAATTTGAATGACGTACAAGCTACATACGTACGCCGGCATGTCTGACTATACCTGAGATTACAGACAGTAACGGTGGAGTTTGTCATGTATTTTAGGGATCGATCCTCAGCTGCAGTTAAACACTTCGTTACAGTTCTTTCATTCCTTCTTGCGCCCCTCTGTGAAAATTGAATTGTATTGACTGCAGCACTGCTATAAATACACCCGTGTGGCTTTCCACTATAATAA
This window harbors:
- the LOC143519192 gene encoding uncharacterized protein LOC143519192, coding for MTGLEPHSRLIKDLFESGQTHAEISCTLQQMGIQRCSAMSVRRFCVEHDLKRKRHVSDTELGRAVLGSIYETGPSYGRKFMTGYLSSMGVRAGECRVGKILREIHQPYHELRRQGARNLNPVPYHAEYMGHKLHLDQNEKLVMFGVTHVLAVDGYSSKIVGNATMPVKNNLVIYEEVYRSAVVKYGMWDQLRVDHGREFFMCLYMQEMLSGHRHNLSRPPYLQTTSSRNLRVERLWPEVNCRVNYPLKQALVHMLDQEVISMEDSVTKFCISNLTCQVSQIGLCRVVQSWNAHRIPVRGIPNELAADGCPAKISPELLPTSNVVASMYEQEFGSSLTRVPVFGNDPFSSEEDRCRAELDFAENYPDISLLLNHVVNNDYTPFQDAVLHLLNVSQRYA